In the Campylobacter showae genome, one interval contains:
- the uppS gene encoding polyprenyl diphosphate synthase, with translation MNELNHLAIIMDGNGRWAKSRGLLRTKGHETGANVVEQMCEFCIDEGVAVLSLYAFSTENWKRPKSEVAFLMELLHKFLLSKRESFIKNGIKFNVIGDESPLSDKLKNEINGIKNATAQNSMLKLNLALNYGAKDEILRAFRRFCEKNGGEFDAQNLTLNLSEDSLQACLDEPAPIDLLVRTGGEQRLSNFMLWQASYAEFAFTPTLWPDFTREELALITAKFKKKDRRFGGL, from the coding sequence ATGAACGAGCTAAATCACCTAGCTATCATCATGGACGGCAACGGCAGATGGGCTAAAAGCCGCGGTCTGCTGCGCACTAAAGGACACGAAACGGGCGCGAACGTCGTGGAGCAGATGTGCGAGTTTTGCATCGACGAGGGCGTGGCGGTGCTGAGCCTATACGCATTTAGCACCGAAAACTGGAAGCGCCCGAAGAGCGAAGTGGCGTTTTTGATGGAACTTTTGCATAAATTTTTGCTCTCAAAACGCGAGAGTTTTATCAAAAACGGCATCAAATTTAACGTTATCGGCGACGAAAGTCCGCTAAGCGACAAGCTAAAAAACGAGATAAACGGTATCAAAAACGCAACCGCTCAAAACTCTATGCTAAAGCTAAATTTAGCGCTAAACTACGGTGCTAAAGATGAAATTTTAAGGGCTTTTAGGAGATTTTGCGAGAAAAATGGAGGAGAGTTTGACGCCCAAAACCTAACTCTAAATTTAAGCGAAGACAGCCTGCAAGCTTGCCTCGATGAGCCCGCGCCCATCGACCTTCTCGTGCGCACCGGCGGCGAGCAGAGGTTGTCAAATTTTATGCTTTGGCAGGCTAGCTACGCCGAGTTTGCCTTTACGCCCACGCTTTGGCCTGATTTTACGCGCGAGGAGTTAGCCTTGATAACGGCTAAATTTAAGAAAAAAGACAGAAGGTTTGGCGGACTTTAA
- a CDS encoding tRNA pseudouridine synthase A, with amino-acid sequence MRLKLVFSYDGSKFQGSQTQPHENGVEDALGAALAHVGIFSKIISSSRTDKGVHANNQVACVECGEHFKDFARLKALINRHAHPAVHVKFISRVQDCFHPRYDATARAYRYVINHGEFSPFLAPYETFLPRFDPNLANELLALFVGEYDFSAFMKLGSDVKSPVRRVTKAFCYARGKRSVIVFKANGFLRAQVRLMVASVLKALELVKNGKFKETGALKFKFERAQKAKSGGKANLNQNSREKILTASDESANLTAEQAVCAVSKFDAENSNLNKAASIDTEKNLAKISDKNSSDCRDANFLKAKELLRRAIYEQKPLTRIPAPPNGLYLNRVFYE; translated from the coding sequence GTGCGCCTTAAGCTTGTTTTTAGCTACGACGGGTCGAAATTTCAAGGCTCGCAGACTCAGCCGCACGAAAACGGCGTCGAGGACGCTCTGGGTGCAGCCCTAGCACATGTGGGCATTTTTAGTAAAATAATCTCTAGCTCGCGCACCGATAAGGGCGTGCATGCAAACAACCAAGTAGCCTGCGTCGAGTGTGGCGAGCATTTTAAGGACTTTGCGCGTCTAAAAGCTCTCATCAATCGCCACGCCCACCCCGCCGTTCACGTTAAATTTATAAGCCGCGTGCAGGACTGCTTTCACCCGCGCTACGACGCTACGGCCAGAGCCTACCGCTACGTCATCAATCACGGCGAGTTTTCGCCTTTTTTAGCGCCTTACGAGACTTTTTTGCCGAGATTTGACCCAAATTTAGCAAACGAGCTGCTTGCGCTTTTTGTCGGCGAATATGATTTTAGCGCGTTTATGAAGCTTGGCAGCGACGTCAAAAGCCCAGTACGGCGCGTCACAAAGGCATTTTGTTACGCGCGCGGCAAGCGGTCTGTCATCGTTTTTAAAGCAAACGGCTTTTTGCGCGCCCAGGTTCGCCTCATGGTCGCTAGCGTCCTTAAGGCGCTCGAGCTTGTAAAAAACGGCAAATTTAAGGAAACGGGCGCGCTAAAGTTTAAATTTGAACGTGCGCAGAAGGCAAAATCCGGCGGCAAGGCAAATTTAAACCAAAACAGCCGCGAAAAAATCTTAACCGCAAGCGACGAAAGCGCAAATTTGACCGCCGAGCAAGCGGTTTGCGCCGTCTCAAAATTTGACGCCGAAAACTCAAATTTAAACAAAGCCGCAAGCATAGATACCGAAAAAAATCTCGCAAAAATTAGCGATAAAAACTCAAGCGATTGCCGCGATGCAAATTTCCTCAAAGCAAAAGAGCTTTTACGCCGAGCTATCTACGAGCAAAAGCCGCTCACGCGTATCCCCGCGCCGCCAAACGGCCTTTACCTAAACCGAGTTTTTTACGAATGA
- the radA gene encoding DNA repair protein RadA, whose product MAKIKTVFECQACGNQQSKWVGKCPQCGAWDSFLELNAQQIKTLKEISKSTVKPSLAKQISEVEIEKVTRISTQNSELDLVLGGGVVEGSLVLIGGSPGIGKSTLLLKIASNFAAQGKKTLYVSGEESASQIKMRAQRLDAVKDGLFLLTEILLENILAEVRKNEYKILVIDSIQTLYSEKIASAPGSVSQVREITFELMRLAKNENICVFIIGHITKDGSIAGPRILEHMVDVVLYFEGDSSRELRMLRGFKNRFGSTSEVGIFEMSENGLISANDVAGKFFTRGKATSGSAITITMEGSRALSVEIQALVCESAYPKRSSTGYEKNRLDMLLALLERKLEIPLGHYDVFINVSGGVKIGETAADLAVIAAIISSFKNRPISKESVFMGELSLNGEIREIFNLDQRLKEAKTQKFKNAIVPSKPLDAQGLKCFVAGDITQVLEWM is encoded by the coding sequence ATGGCGAAAATAAAAACGGTATTTGAGTGTCAAGCCTGCGGCAATCAGCAGAGCAAATGGGTCGGCAAATGCCCACAATGTGGGGCTTGGGATAGCTTTTTAGAACTAAACGCGCAGCAGATCAAAACGCTAAAAGAGATCTCAAAAAGCACAGTAAAACCGAGCCTCGCAAAGCAAATCAGCGAGGTCGAGATCGAAAAAGTCACGCGCATCAGCACGCAAAATAGCGAACTAGATCTGGTTCTTGGCGGCGGTGTCGTGGAGGGCTCGCTGGTGCTGATAGGCGGAAGCCCCGGCATCGGCAAAAGCACCTTGCTGCTAAAAATCGCGTCAAATTTCGCCGCTCAAGGCAAAAAGACGCTCTATGTGAGCGGCGAAGAGAGCGCGAGCCAGATCAAAATGCGAGCCCAGCGCCTAGACGCGGTCAAAGACGGGCTGTTTTTGCTCACGGAAATTTTACTCGAAAATATCCTCGCCGAAGTGCGCAAAAACGAGTATAAAATCCTCGTCATCGACTCCATACAGACCCTTTACAGCGAGAAAATCGCCTCCGCGCCGGGCTCGGTGTCGCAGGTGCGCGAGATCACCTTCGAGCTCATGCGCCTAGCCAAAAACGAAAATATATGCGTCTTTATCATCGGCCATATCACCAAAGACGGCTCGATCGCGGGGCCGCGCATCTTGGAGCACATGGTGGACGTGGTGCTTTATTTCGAGGGGGATTCCAGCCGCGAGCTGCGCATGCTGCGGGGCTTTAAAAACCGATTCGGCTCGACTAGCGAGGTAGGGATTTTCGAGATGAGCGAAAACGGGCTAATCAGCGCCAACGACGTCGCGGGTAAATTTTTCACGCGAGGCAAGGCAACTAGCGGCTCGGCTATCACTATCACGATGGAGGGCTCGCGCGCGCTTAGCGTCGAGATACAAGCACTCGTGTGCGAGAGCGCGTATCCTAAGCGCAGCTCCACCGGCTATGAGAAAAACCGTCTAGATATGCTGCTGGCGCTGCTTGAGCGCAAGCTAGAGATCCCGCTGGGCCACTACGATGTTTTCATCAACGTGAGCGGCGGCGTCAAGATCGGCGAAACGGCGGCCGATTTAGCCGTAATCGCGGCGATCATTTCCAGCTTTAAAAACCGTCCGATCAGTAAAGAGAGCGTATTTATGGGCGAGCTTAGCCTAAACGGCGAGATTCGCGAGATATTTAACCTCGATCAGCGCCTAAAAGAAGCCAAAACGCAGAAATTTAAAAACGCGATCGTGCCGTCTAAGCCGCTTGACGCGCAGGGGCTAAAATGTTTCGTCGCGGGCGATATCACGCAGGTTTTGGAGTGGATGTGA
- the glmU gene encoding bifunctional UDP-N-acetylglucosamine diphosphorylase/glucosamine-1-phosphate N-acetyltransferase GlmU, whose product MSDIGVVVLAAGLGTRMKSTKPKVLFELCGEPMIIHILRKTYEISSDVSVVLSYQKELVEAKIKEIFPQTKIYEQNLKDFPGTAGALKNIPLNSEKTLILCGDMPLIKTNDLIRLSAGNSDIALSVFEAADPYGYGRVIINNGKVEAIVEQKDATETQKMIKSANAGCYCFKSEVLREILPLIGNENSQKEFYLTDAIKIANERGLKCWAISVEEQNFMGINDKFQLSIAQNLMQDEIKKNLMKSGVLMRLPNSVYIDSRAKFEGECVIEENVSVIGECLIKNSVIKSGSVVENSVIEDSDVGPLAHLRPKCEIKNTHIGNFVELKAARLDGVKAGHLSYLGDCEIGPGSNVGCGTITCNYDGKAKHKTIIGTNVFIGSDTQLIAPVKVGDDVLIAAGSTVTSDVPSGALAISRTKQVNKEGFFYKFFNDAKSDENAKK is encoded by the coding sequence ATGAGCGATATCGGCGTAGTTGTGCTTGCCGCGGGGCTTGGCACGAGGATGAAATCAACCAAACCAAAGGTGCTTTTCGAGCTTTGCGGAGAGCCGATGATTATCCATATTTTGCGCAAGACTTATGAGATCAGTAGCGACGTGAGCGTGGTTTTGAGCTATCAAAAAGAGCTCGTCGAAGCTAAAATCAAAGAAATTTTCCCTCAAACTAAAATTTACGAGCAAAATTTAAAAGATTTCCCGGGCACTGCGGGCGCGCTAAAAAATATCCCGCTAAATAGCGAAAAAACGCTGATTTTGTGCGGAGATATGCCGCTTATAAAAACCAACGACCTAATCCGCCTAAGCGCGGGCAACTCAGACATCGCGCTAAGCGTTTTTGAGGCGGCAGATCCGTACGGCTACGGCCGCGTGATCATAAATAACGGCAAAGTAGAAGCCATCGTCGAGCAAAAAGACGCGACCGAGACGCAAAAAATGATAAAAAGCGCAAACGCCGGCTGCTACTGCTTTAAAAGCGAAGTTTTGCGCGAGATTTTACCTCTCATCGGCAACGAAAACTCGCAGAAAGAATTTTACCTAACCGACGCGATAAAAATCGCAAACGAGCGCGGTCTAAAGTGCTGGGCCATCAGCGTCGAAGAGCAAAATTTTATGGGCATAAACGATAAATTTCAGCTCAGTATCGCCCAAAATTTGATGCAGGATGAAATCAAGAAAAATTTGATGAAAAGCGGCGTGCTAATGCGTCTGCCAAATAGCGTTTACATCGACTCTAGAGCAAAATTTGAAGGCGAATGCGTCATCGAAGAAAACGTAAGCGTCATCGGAGAGTGCCTCATCAAAAACTCCGTCATCAAAAGCGGCTCGGTCGTAGAAAACTCCGTCATCGAGGACTCGGACGTCGGCCCTCTAGCGCACCTACGCCCAAAATGCGAGATCAAAAACACTCACATCGGAAATTTCGTCGAGCTAAAGGCGGCGAGGCTTGACGGCGTTAAAGCAGGCCACCTAAGCTATCTGGGCGACTGCGAGATAGGCCCTGGCTCAAACGTAGGCTGCGGCACGATCACATGCAACTACGACGGCAAAGCTAAGCACAAAACGATAATCGGCACAAACGTCTTTATCGGCTCGGACACGCAGCTCATAGCCCCCGTAAAAGTCGGCGACGACGTGCTAATCGCCGCGGGCAGCACCGTAACTAGCGACGTACCAAGCGGCGCGCTAGCCATCAGCCGCACGAAACAGGTAAATAAAGAAGGCTTTTTCTATAAATTTTTTAACGACGCGAAAAGCGACGAAAATGCTAAAAAATAA
- the coaBC gene encoding bifunctional phosphopantothenoylcysteine decarboxylase/phosphopantothenate--cysteine ligase CoaBC gives MLKNKKILLAVCGSIAFYKAYEILSALKKEGADVRVMLSEGALKFCSEAGFEALCEHKILTSRTESWQDGLNHIAYAKTDLILIAPASVNTINKLASGICDNVFMQTLIASPAPLLIAPAANDKMLNHFSTRKNFEFLAANGARFIEPVEKTLACGDTGKGALADVSTIIYETKRMLTEPKFKGQKVIVTGGATSEKIDDVRAVTNLSSGKMSKALVDAFYYAGADVTLLASFETTNAPYKTLKFQSSAELKELLHANLTDANLLAMTAAVSDYTPKTKFEGKLKKQNLGEIWTLELAQNDDVLGSLKDFKNVKKIGFKMEMDDANAMQNAKNMLEKKSLDAVCLNVLGGDINFGSDSTQITFITRHDAQNIALTSKEDAARQIVNLASML, from the coding sequence ATGCTAAAAAATAAAAAAATTTTGCTCGCGGTTTGCGGCAGTATCGCGTTTTATAAGGCTTATGAAATTTTATCCGCGCTAAAAAAAGAAGGCGCGGACGTGCGGGTTATGCTTAGCGAAGGAGCGCTTAAATTTTGCTCTGAAGCGGGCTTTGAGGCGCTGTGCGAGCATAAAATTTTAACCTCGCGCACGGAGAGTTGGCAGGACGGACTAAATCACATCGCCTACGCCAAAACCGATCTAATCCTCATCGCGCCCGCGAGCGTAAATACGATAAACAAGCTTGCAAGCGGCATTTGCGATAACGTCTTTATGCAGACTCTGATCGCTAGCCCGGCTCCCCTACTCATCGCGCCCGCAGCCAATGACAAAATGCTAAATCACTTCTCTACGCGCAAAAATTTCGAATTTTTAGCGGCAAACGGCGCGAGATTTATCGAACCGGTAGAAAAAACCCTAGCCTGCGGCGACACGGGTAAAGGCGCGCTAGCAGACGTTTCTACGATCATCTACGAAACCAAAAGAATGCTAACGGAGCCAAAATTTAAAGGACAAAAAGTGATCGTCACGGGCGGTGCTACGAGCGAAAAGATCGACGACGTAAGAGCCGTGACGAATCTATCCAGCGGCAAGATGTCAAAAGCGCTGGTGGACGCCTTTTACTACGCGGGTGCGGACGTGACGCTGTTAGCTAGCTTTGAGACGACGAACGCGCCATATAAAACGCTCAAATTTCAAAGCTCGGCGGAGCTAAAAGAGCTACTGCATGCAAATTTGACGGACGCAAATTTACTCGCGATGACGGCTGCGGTTAGCGACTATACTCCTAAAACCAAATTTGAAGGCAAGCTAAAAAAGCAAAATTTAGGCGAAATTTGGACGCTGGAGCTAGCGCAAAACGATGATGTTTTGGGCTCCTTGAAGGACTTTAAAAACGTAAAAAAAATCGGTTTTAAAATGGAAATGGACGACGCAAACGCCATGCAAAACGCAAAAAATATGCTTGAGAAAAAGAGCCTTGATGCTGTTTGCCTAAACGTGCTTGGCGGCGATATAAATTTCGGCTCTGATAGCACGCAAATAACCTTTATCACGCGCCATGACGCGCAAAATATCGCGCTAACGTCCAAAGAGGATGCGGCGCGGCAAATAGTAAATTTAGCAAGCATGCTATGA
- the brnQ gene encoding branched-chain amino acid transport system II carrier protein: MKQKLSKNQFLVISLTLFAMFFGAGNFIFPPNLGREAGQNFYVAIMFFCATAVLLPVLGVAAIARAKGLQSLVRRIDPVFAVLFTALLYLTIGPLFAIPRAANMPFDIAVKPFIAAENLQIWLFFYSAAYFALNYYVCMNPSKLVDLLGRYLTPLLLALILLLFGAGFLFPIGEFVAPIGDYAQRAAAKGFVEGYQTMDALASLAFGIIVINAIRTVGVKDERHLVSSTIKAGMTAGVILMAIYLMLGYLGATSAELFKDAPEINGAELLSRISGHYFGKAGVLVLGLAFFLACITTTLGLISSASEYFEELTGGRVKYKIWVAAWCLIGFGVANFGLTTIIKGSIPVLIAIYPIAIMLIILSLINPLIDSSKLIYRTCVYVCVVVGTINGLDIAGVSVPLVTDLVKEMPFYDSMLGWIVPSAVAFAVTYILHLVLEKRENTF, from the coding sequence ATGAAACAAAAGCTTAGCAAAAATCAGTTTTTAGTCATCTCGCTCACGCTTTTTGCCATGTTTTTCGGCGCGGGGAACTTTATCTTTCCGCCGAATTTGGGGCGAGAGGCTGGGCAGAATTTTTACGTCGCGATCATGTTTTTTTGCGCTACGGCGGTGCTTTTGCCGGTGCTTGGCGTCGCAGCGATCGCTAGAGCAAAGGGGCTTCAAAGCCTAGTTCGCCGCATAGACCCGGTATTTGCGGTGCTTTTTACGGCGCTTTTATACCTCACGATCGGGCCGCTTTTTGCGATACCTCGCGCGGCAAATATGCCCTTTGACATCGCCGTTAAGCCGTTTATCGCGGCTGAAAATTTGCAAATTTGGCTGTTTTTCTACTCGGCGGCGTATTTTGCGCTAAATTATTACGTCTGTATGAACCCGTCAAAACTAGTTGATCTGCTCGGCAGATACCTCACTCCGCTGCTTTTGGCGCTTATTTTGCTACTTTTTGGGGCGGGATTTTTGTTCCCGATCGGCGAGTTCGTCGCTCCTATCGGAGATTATGCGCAGCGCGCAGCAGCCAAGGGTTTTGTAGAGGGCTATCAGACGATGGACGCGCTAGCGTCGCTGGCGTTTGGTATCATCGTGATAAACGCTATCAGAACCGTGGGCGTAAAAGACGAGCGCCACTTGGTTTCATCGACGATAAAGGCAGGCATGACGGCGGGCGTGATTTTGATGGCGATTTATTTGATGCTGGGCTACCTTGGCGCGACGTCGGCGGAGCTTTTCAAAGATGCGCCGGAGATAAACGGAGCCGAACTACTATCTCGCATTAGCGGCCATTACTTCGGTAAGGCGGGCGTTTTGGTACTAGGTTTGGCGTTTTTCCTAGCTTGTATCACGACGACGCTGGGACTCATCAGCTCTGCTAGTGAGTACTTCGAGGAGCTAACGGGCGGACGCGTCAAATATAAAATTTGGGTTGCGGCGTGGTGCTTGATCGGCTTTGGCGTGGCGAATTTCGGCCTCACGACCATCATCAAGGGCTCGATCCCGGTACTGATCGCCATCTATCCGATCGCCATCATGCTCATCATCCTTTCGCTCATCAATCCGCTGATCGACTCGAGCAAGCTCATCTACCGCACCTGCGTCTACGTCTGCGTGGTCGTCGGCACGATAAACGGCCTTGATATCGCGGGCGTCTCCGTGCCGCTAGTGACGGATCTCGTCAAAGAAATGCCGTTTTACGACTCGATGCTGGGCTGGATCGTGCCTAGTGCGGTCGCATTTGCGGTGACTTACATACTGCACCTTGTGCTAGAAAAGAGAGAAAATACTTTTTAA
- a CDS encoding LptF/LptG family permease: MDRTARYLFSNFLGTFASLFATLFLIMSIVFFIQIARITSYIEISFLELFKLYMFMLPRVLLFTVPIAFFASLALMFFRLSRENESIVLFTLGYSPVRIAKFFLIVSGAVSIFLIVTAIVLIPTAAELNANFVSYKKTVAKLNLKTTEFGQKFSDWMVFIQNEKDDENGTLYEGVKLYSPKEGAHRFVLAKNARLTNSNAVLEFTLSDGKIYDIRDTSWHKTDFGTMKISTAQEDSVAQMKSFWQYWQMMSEDKKRAKDFATYVLIALFPLATTLFALSLGIVTYRYEKGFVYFGIFGVLFGYFTLIMLFSSRVFIAIAAIFLLFFIASIFSFRAKILKRY, from the coding sequence ATGGATAGGACGGCGCGTTATCTTTTCTCAAATTTCCTAGGCACGTTCGCATCGCTGTTTGCGACGCTTTTTCTCATTATGTCGATCGTGTTTTTTATCCAGATCGCGCGCATCACTTCCTACATAGAGATCTCGTTTTTAGAGCTTTTTAAGCTTTATATGTTTATGCTGCCTAGAGTACTGCTTTTTACCGTACCGATCGCGTTTTTTGCATCGCTTGCGCTTATGTTTTTCAGGCTTTCTCGTGAAAACGAGAGTATCGTGCTTTTTACGCTCGGATATTCGCCCGTTAGGATCGCTAAATTTTTCCTCATCGTTAGCGGCGCAGTCTCAATCTTTCTCATCGTTACCGCGATAGTGCTGATTCCTACGGCTGCGGAGCTAAACGCAAATTTCGTCTCATACAAAAAAACCGTCGCCAAGCTAAATTTAAAAACGACCGAATTCGGACAAAAATTTTCCGACTGGATGGTCTTTATTCAAAACGAAAAGGACGATGAAAACGGCACGCTTTACGAGGGCGTGAAGCTTTATTCGCCAAAAGAAGGCGCACATAGATTCGTTCTAGCTAAAAACGCTCGCCTAACAAACAGCAATGCCGTTCTTGAATTTACGCTATCAGACGGCAAAATTTACGATATCAGGGACACCTCGTGGCACAAAACGGACTTTGGCACTATGAAAATCAGTACAGCCCAAGAGGACAGCGTCGCGCAAATGAAGTCGTTTTGGCAGTATTGGCAAATGATGAGCGAGGATAAAAAACGCGCCAAAGACTTCGCTACCTACGTTCTCATCGCGCTTTTTCCGCTAGCGACGACGCTTTTTGCTTTGAGCCTGGGTATCGTGACCTACCGCTACGAAAAGGGCTTTGTGTATTTTGGAATATTTGGCGTGCTTTTTGGCTATTTTACGCTCATTATGCTCTTTAGTTCGCGAGTTTTTATCGCGATTGCGGCAATATTTTTACTATTTTTTATCGCATCTATTTTTAGCTTTAGGGCTAAAATTTTAAAAAGATACTAA
- a CDS encoding prepilin peptidase, translating into MIFAVLFFILGAAVGSFSNVLIYRMPRGESINFPASHCQSCKTPLKPYHNVPIFAWLFLRGKCAFCDEKISFQYPLVELASALLCVLAYFYETRGLEMFADGFYAAIFKAAMLGICFILLLALSLIDFRYKAVPDPLLFASVAFSLLYGFNLPASFDSEGLLRAFDSFINAAIFMFAFWLLRAVVSLALKREAMGSADIFIAGVMGAILGIKLGLMAIYVSALLTLPAYVIVRKRGYELPFVPFLSLATLIVYAFKDWFIYILGLIYG; encoded by the coding sequence ATGATTTTCGCCGTTTTATTTTTTATTTTGGGCGCCGCAGTCGGCAGCTTTAGCAACGTCTTAATCTACCGCATGCCGCGCGGCGAGAGCATAAATTTCCCCGCCTCGCACTGCCAAAGCTGTAAAACGCCGCTAAAGCCGTATCACAACGTCCCTATTTTCGCGTGGCTGTTTTTGCGCGGCAAATGCGCGTTTTGCGACGAAAAAATCAGCTTTCAGTATCCACTCGTTGAGCTTGCTAGCGCCCTACTTTGCGTGCTTGCGTATTTTTATGAAACACGCGGGCTAGAGATGTTTGCAGACGGCTTTTACGCCGCTATTTTCAAGGCGGCGATGCTTGGTATCTGCTTTATCTTGCTGCTAGCGCTTAGCCTCATTGATTTTCGCTACAAAGCCGTTCCCGATCCGCTGCTTTTTGCCAGCGTCGCATTTTCGCTGCTTTACGGATTTAATCTCCCTGCCTCTTTTGACTCGGAGGGGCTTTTGCGCGCATTTGATTCGTTCATAAACGCCGCGATTTTTATGTTTGCTTTTTGGCTGCTTCGCGCTGTCGTTAGTCTAGCTCTTAAGCGCGAAGCCATGGGTTCTGCAGATATTTTTATCGCGGGCGTTATGGGTGCGATTTTAGGTATCAAGCTCGGCCTCATGGCGATCTACGTCTCGGCACTGCTGACGCTGCCCGCATACGTTATCGTGCGAAAGCGCGGATACGAGCTGCCTTTCGTGCCGTTTCTGAGCCTTGCTACGCTTATAGTTTATGCGTTCAAGGATTGGTTTATATACATCTTGGGGCTCATTTATGGATAG
- a CDS encoding DUF3137 domain-containing protein, translated as MINPKIKEAIAAVTQKQKECKKVVKKYATFMTITTFVAPILIFIIMERRFEIFFLLFAVIPIYVTPRIPKVEKTLEEYRSFYKNVFVSTVIADIDSNFTYEPQKGITANEFYKSGIYRRVNFYGEDQISGTYANVKFRLSEAIKVEKTYDSNGSKNPYLALLRVSKVIYDEYMDFNGTVLVCEFYKNFKGQTILADKKVLNTKISGEKEILDDTEFNNEFRVFTDDKIEARYLLSPGFMQRLREVKQGFDSAVSLSAAFMDDKFYLFLNGAKDRFKSSLFDSPLSLSDAQAIKDEILRLLHVIDELNLSLYLYKLKSYWNIYSY; from the coding sequence ATGATAAACCCAAAAATAAAAGAAGCCATCGCCGCCGTAACGCAAAAGCAAAAAGAGTGCAAAAAAGTAGTCAAAAAATACGCTACATTTATGACTATAACGACATTTGTCGCACCAATACTAATTTTTATTATTATGGAGCGACGCTTTGAAATATTCTTTCTTTTATTTGCAGTCATCCCAATATACGTCACGCCGAGGATTCCAAAAGTAGAAAAAACGCTGGAAGAGTATAGAAGCTTCTACAAAAATGTTTTTGTTAGCACGGTAATTGCCGATATAGATAGCAATTTTACATACGAGCCTCAAAAAGGCATCACCGCAAACGAATTTTATAAAAGCGGAATATACAGGCGCGTAAATTTTTACGGCGAAGACCAAATAAGCGGTACTTACGCTAATGTCAAATTTCGATTAAGCGAGGCTATAAAAGTAGAAAAAACATATGACTCAAACGGCTCAAAAAACCCTTATCTGGCGCTTTTAAGAGTAAGCAAAGTCATATACGACGAATACATGGACTTTAACGGTACAGTACTAGTCTGCGAGTTTTATAAAAATTTCAAAGGACAAACGATACTAGCCGACAAAAAGGTGCTAAATACGAAAATATCTGGCGAAAAAGAGATACTTGATGATACGGAGTTTAACAACGAATTTCGCGTATTTACCGACGACAAAATAGAAGCGCGCTATCTTTTAAGCCCCGGTTTTATGCAACGCCTACGCGAGGTTAAGCAGGGTTTTGACAGTGCCGTATCGCTAAGCGCGGCATTTATGGACGATAAATTTTATCTCTTTTTAAACGGCGCGAAAGACCGTTTCAAGAGTTCGCTCTTTGACTCACCGCTAAGCCTTTCTGATGCACAAGCCATAAAAGACGAGATCCTGCGGCTATTACACGTCATAGACGAGTTAAATTTGAGCCTTTACCTTTATAAATTAAAATCATATTGGAACATATATAGTTATTAA